In Bradyrhizobium sp. G127, one genomic interval encodes:
- a CDS encoding LysR family transcriptional regulator, with product MIESTALRYFREVTLRGSIKRAAESLNIAPSAISRQMQGLEDDLSTKLFERGARGMTLTGAGQLLYRYAVECGERLDRIRAQVEEFDSLQRGHVRIATVEGLLASFVSDFVVDLSKDYPGISITVTTAGTSGVAEMVGRHEVDLGLVFGRAPRRDLIELARMRQSLCLMVAPHHPMAAKEYCAVKDLAGLRVILPDPSFGIRQEIDRACAKANVQLDLYSETNSIAFLRTIATKTGIGTFLPRDSAMPELIAGTLVAIPLRDKRLEATQVTLVQLATRNTTPSGSRVAQLLVEKMKDRRG from the coding sequence ATGATCGAATCCACAGCCCTGCGGTATTTCCGCGAAGTCACGTTACGCGGATCGATCAAGCGCGCAGCGGAGTCGTTGAATATCGCGCCGAGCGCTATCAGCCGGCAGATGCAGGGACTAGAAGACGACCTGTCGACCAAGCTGTTCGAGCGCGGTGCACGCGGCATGACGCTGACCGGCGCGGGACAACTGCTCTATCGCTATGCAGTTGAGTGCGGTGAGCGGCTCGACCGGATTCGTGCGCAGGTCGAGGAATTCGACTCCCTGCAACGCGGCCACGTCAGGATCGCAACCGTCGAAGGTCTGCTCGCGAGCTTTGTATCGGACTTCGTCGTCGATCTTTCGAAGGACTATCCCGGCATCTCGATCACGGTCACGACGGCGGGCACCAGCGGTGTTGCGGAAATGGTCGGGCGGCACGAGGTCGATCTTGGCCTTGTATTCGGCCGCGCCCCGCGGCGCGACCTGATCGAGCTGGCGCGCATGCGGCAATCGTTATGTCTAATGGTCGCGCCCCATCATCCGATGGCGGCAAAAGAATACTGCGCCGTGAAGGATCTCGCGGGCTTGCGCGTGATCCTTCCCGATCCCTCGTTCGGTATCCGTCAGGAAATCGACCGCGCCTGCGCCAAAGCCAACGTGCAGCTTGATCTCTACAGCGAGACCAATTCGATCGCGTTCCTGCGCACCATCGCCACGAAAACCGGGATCGGGACGTTTCTGCCACGCGATTCGGCGATGCCCGAATTGATCGCAGGCACGCTGGTTGCAATCCCACTGCGCGACAAGCGTCTTGAAGCGACACAAGTCACGCTGGTGCAACTGGCGACACGAAACACCACGCCGTCAGGCTCGCGGGTGGCACAGCTTCTAGTGGAAAAGATGAAGGATCGAAGGGGCTGA